A single region of the Solwaraspora sp. WMMD406 genome encodes:
- a CDS encoding PAC2 family protein, which produces MLDPHELYDVVDELPELGQPVLIQAMTGFVDAGNATRLAREHLLATLEHEVVATFDIDQLLDYRSRRPVMLFVEDHWEHYDEPRLEIHLVRDDAGTPFLLLGGPEPDLQWERFTAAAIAVSRRLNVTTTVGLNAIPMAVPHTRPTGLTAHASRRELINGYEPWLQRVQVPGSAGHLLEYRLGQQGQDAVGFAVHVPHYVAQAEYPAAAELLLNSVSRTTGLLLPTEQLHTAAEAVREDIDRQVAQTEEAASLVRALEEQYDTFTRGRTSSTNLLAESAGPLPTADELGAELERFLAEQSRPGDLGGGPG; this is translated from the coding sequence GTGCTCGACCCACACGAACTCTACGACGTCGTCGATGAGTTGCCCGAGCTCGGCCAGCCGGTGCTGATCCAGGCAATGACCGGATTCGTCGACGCCGGCAATGCGACCCGGCTTGCCCGCGAACACCTGCTCGCGACCCTCGAGCACGAGGTGGTCGCCACATTTGACATCGATCAGCTGCTGGACTACCGGTCCCGCCGTCCGGTGATGCTCTTCGTCGAGGACCACTGGGAGCACTACGACGAGCCCCGGCTCGAGATACATCTGGTGCGCGACGACGCCGGTACACCGTTTCTGCTGCTCGGCGGACCCGAGCCGGACCTGCAGTGGGAACGGTTCACCGCCGCCGCGATCGCCGTCAGCCGTCGACTGAACGTCACGACGACCGTCGGCCTCAACGCGATACCGATGGCGGTGCCGCACACCCGACCGACCGGGTTGACCGCCCACGCCAGCCGCCGCGAGCTGATCAACGGATACGAGCCGTGGCTGCAACGGGTCCAGGTTCCCGGCAGCGCCGGGCACCTGCTCGAATACCGGCTCGGCCAGCAAGGTCAGGACGCTGTCGGATTCGCGGTCCACGTACCGCACTACGTGGCGCAGGCGGAATATCCTGCAGCGGCCGAACTACTGCTCAACTCGGTCTCCCGCACCACCGGTCTGCTCCTGCCCACCGAGCAGCTGCACACCGCGGCCGAAGCGGTCCGCGAGGACATCGACCGGCAGGTGGCACAGACCGAGGAGGCAGCCTCCCTGGTCCGCGCGTTGGAGGAGCAGTACGACACCTTCACCAGGGGACGGACGAGCAGCACCAACCTGCTCGCTGAGTCCGCCGGACCGTTACCGACCGCCGACGAGCTCGGCGCCGAGCTGGAGCGGTTCCTCGCCGAACAGAGCCGTCCGGGAGACCTCGGCGGCGGACCCGGCTGA